In Romboutsia lituseburensis, a genomic segment contains:
- a CDS encoding ABC transporter substrate-binding protein: MTGAFVGGEADFTTAFEPTGTQLEKDGTGHIVASIGQDSGEIPYTAYSTTESFMNENKDLIQRFTNAVYKGQLWVQSASDEEVAKAMQPFFNDMSLDDLVSVVKRYKEVDAWSKDPVLKEESLNKLMEVMKEAKELDKEAPYKDIVNTNFANNAMKNVK, translated from the coding sequence ATGACAGGAGCGTTTGTTGGTGGAGAAGCTGATTTTACAACAGCATTTGAACCAACTGGAACACAATTAGAAAAGGATGGTACAGGACACATAGTAGCATCAATCGGTCAAGATTCTGGAGAAATACCATATACTGCTTATTCTACAACTGAGTCTTTTATGAATGAAAATAAAGACTTAATACAAAGATTTACAAATGCAGTATATAAAGGTCAATTATGGGTACAAAGTGCATCTGATGAAGAAGTAGCAAAAGCTATGCAACCATTTTTTAATGATATGAGTTTAGATGATTTAGTATCTGTTGTAAAAAGATATAAAGAAGTAGATGCATGGAGCAAAGACCCTGTTCTTAAAGAAGAGAGTTTGAATAAGTTAATGGAAGTAATGAAGGAAGCTAAAGAGTTAGATAAAGAAGCTCCTTATAAAGATATAGTAAATACAAATTTTGCAAATAATGCAA
- a CDS encoding N-acetylmuramoyl-L-alanine amidase family protein: protein MNLLLIDAGHAKNTPGKNNAKENFYEWEFNNYMQYKVKKRAEDHGIYVFLSNPNPEKISDIGLTQRANSMSNHYVSKGKPKSLMISIHANAYNNTSARGTETYVASNASQSSKIAAKYIQGEIFKCIKNLDSNAKDRGVKKEDFTVIYKTIAPCCLIEYAFYSNISDLKILKNNRDELVEATIKGICKYFEIEYKPINNTNNYGIKVYDFKTKENALLFSKKMTTIENAYNEVHKNNDKWCVKIESFSTKESVLNFSNKLKQKYNAWNEIYNI, encoded by the coding sequence ATGAATTTATTATTAATAGATGCAGGACATGCTAAAAATACACCTGGTAAAAATAATGCTAAGGAAAACTTCTATGAATGGGAATTTAATAATTACATGCAATATAAAGTTAAGAAGAGAGCAGAGGATCATGGTATATATGTATTCTTATCTAATCCAAATCCAGAAAAAATTAGTGATATAGGATTAACTCAAAGAGCTAATAGCATGAGTAACCATTATGTTTCTAAAGGTAAGCCAAAATCATTAATGATATCTATACATGCAAATGCTTACAATAATACTTCTGCTAGAGGGACAGAGACTTATGTTGCATCAAATGCTAGTCAAAGTTCAAAGATTGCAGCTAAATATATACAAGGTGAAATATTTAAATGTATAAAAAACTTAGATAGTAATGCTAAGGATAGAGGAGTTAAGAAAGAAGATTTTACAGTTATATATAAAACTATAGCTCCTTGTTGTTTAATTGAATATGCCTTTTATTCTAATATTAGTGATTTGAAAATTCTAAAAAATAATAGGGATGAATTAGTAGAAGCGACTATAAAAGGAATATGCAAATATTTTGAAATAGAGTACAAACCAATTAATAATACTAATAACTACGGCATTAAAGTATATGATTTCAAGACTAAGGAAAATGCATTGTTGTTTAGTAAAAAAATGACTACAATAGAAAATGCTTATAATGAAGTACATAAAAATAATGATAAATGGTGTGTAAAAATAGAAAGTTTTTCTACTAAAGAAAGTGTTTTAAACTTTAGTAATAAATTAAAACAAAAATATAATGCTTGGAATGAAATATATAATATATAA